The window CTCACAACAAAGAAAATTATAAAATGACTGATAAAAATATTGCTGATAAGGTCAGAGAACTACTTCAAGAGCGAGAGCAAGTATATATTCTCAGAGAGAAACAGAAGCAAAAAGAACAAGAAGCAATACAAAAAAAGAAGCTAGCTAGGAAAAAAAAGAAAGAAAGAGAAAAACAAAAATTAAACAATTATTACAATAGACAAAGAAAAAAAGAAAACTTAGCTAAACTAAGAGAAAAAGATAGACAAGAAAGAGAAGCAAACGATAACGAAATAAACATACTTAAACAAAAAAGGAATAACATTAGAGAACGATATTCCACATCTTTGAAGAGTCAACAATATTTAAAACCAAGAAACACACGCGAGTATAATTACAAATCACACGAAAAAGCAAGAGAAAAAACTGAATGGGAAAAAAATAAACCTGTCCGATTAATTGGGGGAATATTGGGTTTTGCAGGGCTTGCGGGAGTTATTGCTAGCTATGGTTTAGATGATAGCCACACCATAGCTCAACAAACTACGGACTCCATTAAAACTATTTCTAGTTTTGCTTTGGGCATCGGATTATATGTTAGTTTCAAATATGGGAGCTATGGAAAATAAAATCTACCACAAATATAATATCACAGGAAGAATTAGACAACCTAAAAGCATATTTTTCTGCGCACCATATTTACTTGCAAGAATTCCCAAACTTGTTGCAGTGAGAAGAATTAATAATCCCTGAAGTTTTGAAAGTAATATAACAATAATCACTAGAAAAATAATAACTCCCCACACAAGTTTTTGATAATTAACTTTCGGAAGAAATCTTGCTAACCTTCTTGAAAGCTTTAAACCAAGAATGGTTGCAATGCCACCCACAAGTAAAAGCACACAAACAAAAATAAGTAACTGATTTGAGGAAATACTTCCTAATAAACTTTTCACGCCAACTATTGCGCCATTTCTAGCTTTCCCTAACACCATCATCGTTACTAAAGAGAACGAAAAGTTTACCGTGTTAATTCCACCAACAAGCAAGAGATATTCAGCAGGTGTTTTTTCTTTAAGCGTTGTGCTGGCAACGAGCGCTGCCTGACTACTTCCAAAGCCTGGTAGAAAAGAAGCAAGCATACCAACAAGTGTTGCTCTTAGTGTTACACCTTCTAAAGATTTTTGTTTAATTGGAATAATTAATTTAGATAATTTTTGCACAGGCATAATACTTGCCGTTGC of the Candidatus Woesearchaeota archaeon genome contains:
- a CDS encoding tripartite tricarboxylate transporter permease, with amino-acid sequence MFFEILLAIIIGVNAGIITGLIPGVHVNLITAIVVSSVGVLCGVSPFLIALFIISLALTHSFLDSIPSIYLGAPDESMVVGVLPGHQLLMQGKGHLAITYTLLGSLAALLLTILFIPIGIKILPPVQAFISPYIGKCLLGIIIFLIILSKKIFRNSFFFLTAGLLGLICFSLVSQKQILLPLLSGLFGTSTLLYSLATASIMPVQKLSKLIIPIKQKSLEGVTLRATLVGMLASFLPGFGSSQAALVASTTLKEKTPAEYLLLVGGINTVNFSFSLVTMMVLGKARNGAIVGVKSLLGSISSNQLLIFVCVLLLVGGIATILGLKLSRRLARFLPKVNYQKLVWGVIIFLVIIVILLSKLQGLLILLTATSLGILASKYGAQKNMLLGCLILPVILYLW